The Anas acuta chromosome 1, bAnaAcu1.1, whole genome shotgun sequence genome segment CAAATTACATTTCTTTGCAAGAAAcattttcctccctctgctATGCAAACCATGTCTGGAGATTGGTTACAATTAACAGGAAGCTGAATTATCAAAACATTATATCAAATCTTTTGCTTTCGTGGCTTTCCTAAAAGTGCTAATTTTCACATGCGTGAATTTCATGTGTATGCCTgggtatgtttatttttaataagctgACTTACTTATGCACggcaggaaaaagaagcaggTTTGAATACCGAGTGCTACTCACCGCTGCGTTCGAGAACTCGTATGGTTCAAAGTCTCTGATACACTTGCTACCAGTTTTCCTGGAACAGATAAACCATTAGTAAACTACAATGTTTGGAGATTATCTCACAGTCGGTACAATTTACATTTCACCTGACAGAAtcaataaaaacacagcaacaacaCTGCAactttttcataattttaacatttacagATACCTAGCTCAGCAAAGGTATTACCAACTAAGTGTAAATGAGAAGCTTGCTGTCTACGCCTGGGTAACAGACAGGCCTGGCAAGACAAAAACAGTTAAACTGGACTTACAAATGCAGAGCCAACATTTCCAAGCAGAAGGGAAGTAATTACAGAGAACTCTCAGTTATCCATCAGCGAACCTGAATGCAGCCTCACTACGCCATCCTAggctttttcttaatttgtgacttcattctgttttcattttttatcccTAAGCCCATCCTTTTTAACAAGAGGTAGATGGGCTAATATGCCGGGTGTCCTTATaactcaatttattttttattttaaagtatttttctcacCCTCCTCCCAATACTAAGAAATAACTCTAACTCTAGTCTTGTTTGAATTTGCTATTAATGAAGGAGCGTTTCAATGAAACGAATACGCAGAAGTGTACACCTGAaaccagaaagagaaaacaggcaGCAGAATGCAGTTTTGGTAATAGATATGCAACATATctattaaacatttttccttaataaatGATTAAGATTGTTGCTCTTCTAATGAAGtccatattttctgtggcttggtTTCAGTGGCAGCAGTAGGCTGTACTTACAACCCAGGAGatgaaaaagaatcagaaatataaagaaaactaTTGTTCTTAAACTGCAATAGTCTTTAAGCATTAAATTTCCAAAATAGGCTCGATCCCAAATCTGGAACAATCCAATATGCTGGgagtttttctttgtaaatgcaGCAGATACAATTACTGCTCACAGGTATGGGCCTCTCTCAAAGCCATCCCAGCAGTTACTGGGCAGAGAAGCGCTGACATTTACAAAAATGTAATCACTCAGAACTGACACGTTTTTGGAGCCTAaagttttcttctgcctttctcaAGAACACAAGGTGAGTACCTGTATTGGTCTTGTTTCTTGCTCCAGTAATCTTCTGTGATTTGGGAGGGATGGGAAGTTTGGGGATGCTTCTATTGCACACCGGATTAGCGACAGGCATATGCAGAACCTTAGAAGAATCAAAATATTCCATTATGATTCACCAAAAGGCTTCAGCTTTAATTTTGATGAGAAAAAGATTCCTTTATGACACAGTACCTGGCGGGCAGGGGCTGagaaagcatttccattttgtCCTACCACCGAGAGAGGGATCATTCCCACCATGCCTTGCAGAACGGGCTGCACTGGGGATGCAATTATGATGGCAGAACCtaaaaaatatcaaagtatTAACACCGTacagaaactaaaatatttgtgaaggtgacaagaaagcaaaaagaaaagttttaaaacaggaTTTCCTAAAAGTTATGCACGGTTACACCTGTAGCAAGAAAAGCTctgtcttttcagaagaaaaatcattgttGTTAGTGTATATTACTACCAGAAAACAGGCTGTGGACGAGTTATTTCTAGTTTCAACTGAATTCTTCAATTAAACTCTGGTTTTCTTTGTAAGAAATGGTTCAAAATTCAGCTTGAAGTATAACACATCTATGTTAAGGCTTGAACTTTGAATTAAAGTAActtacaaaaagcagaaaaactaaCACTGAatagtttgttttgctgcttagCAAAAGGAAACTATTATTTGCATCCTGTTGCATACAATTACCATGCTTGCAAGTTGttagcagcattttttcccttccgTTGTACCCACAACACCTTCCCTGTACAAGCACACACAAGCTGGGGAAGGCTAGTTTGGTCTGCATATACGTATCTGATGTTTATTCTGCCTGGTAAGAGGTGTTACATATGGCGCATGAAGACTGGAGTCAATTAGTGGTTTAAGATCATTTAATAAAGCCCAGCAAGACTTATTTGGGCTATTTAACCTCAAGTTCCTATTTAAATCACGATTaaaatagaaggcattttgagcaagtttgctgatgacaccaaacttggaggagttgtggactctgttgagggtggaaaggccttgcagagggatctagataggttggagagctgggcgatcaccaaccgcatgaagttcaataagagcaagtgccgggtcctgcacctgggacggggaaaccctggctgcacgtacagactgggcgatgagacgctggagagcagcctagaagagagggatctgggggtcgtggcagacagcaagttgaatatgagccagcagtgtgccctggcagccaggagggccaaccgtgtcctggggtgcatcaagcacggcatcgctagtaggtcgagggaggtgattgtcccgctctactctgcgctggtgcggcctcacctcgagtactgtgtgcagttctgggcaccacagtataaaaaggacatgaaactgttggagagtgtccagaggagggctacgaagatggtgaaaggcctggaggggaagacgtacgaggaacggctgagggcactgggcctgttcagcctggagaagaggaggctgaggggagacctcatcgtagtctacaacttcctcgtaagggggtgtcgagaggcaggagaccttttctccattaacaccagcgacaggacccgcgggaacggggttaagctgaggcaggggaaatttaggcttgaaatcaggagggggttcttcacagagagggtggttgcacactggaacaggctccccagggaagtggtcactgcaccgagcctgactgaatttaagaagagattggactgtgcacttagtcacatggtctgaacttttgggtagacctgtgcggtgtcaagagttggacttgatgatcctcaagggtcccttccaactcaggatattctatgattctatgaaaatagtTCTTTTACATCAGTTCTGCTAGTAAGTTGTGTTTCCAGCTGCCAGACATATGGGAATtataaaaagtgaaagaaaaatttatTCCATGGTTCTTTGCTTACATGAGCATCACCAGGAAAAAACTAAagtaaaatgcagaagaattaACAAACTTATTTCTCtctatgaaaaacaacaacaacaaaaaacaactaaatatAACTAATAGCTGCATTAAGAAGCCCTAATGATTTGAAACGCCAGCAATCTTAAGACCCTGCACACCGATCAACACCTGTTGAACCGATCTCTGACCACAAGAAATGACTATGCACAGAAATAACTGGGACAAGCtttcagttttggaaaaaaataataatgtgaaTGTGCTGATTGTAACTAGTTTATGGTTagcttaacatttttaaaagcattttaaaaacgTTAAGTAATGTAGCAATATAAACGCccacaccaagaaaaaaaattgattatggaaagaaataatgttATACTTCTATTTGTATTACTTATATTCATAATTTAATctacttatatatatacactatatatatatttattatacatTATATTATGCTTataattattatctttttttttatactctcatttacatttatttgtcTAAATACACTTCCACTGTATTTTAGGcctttggaaaaatgaaaacaatataaaacaaGGCAGTAATTTTAGAAGGACTGTCTTCATCTAGGCAGTTACCTAAGGTAAACATGGATATCCCTAACATTCTACTTATAGCAACTatcttattaaaacaaataaaaagcctgCTTTATTTAGCAAGTTAAGGCAAagttagcagaaaaaaaaaccaagcaTCTTATCTAGTGCAAGCCAAGGTACCCCTCCTAAATTTAGCACTGCTAAATTTACATGATTTAAACTTCTGAAATgtgaggatgtttttttttcaaagcagcataGTCAATGACACTGCcttatctttatttcatttttaatagcaaTTAACATACAACATATTAGTTTCAAGGGGCAGACAGAGCAgtctttaaaaattcagtttacTTCTAATGCACTtacaaaaaaagagaacagaaatgctACATAGAGAACACGCTTCCAGTTGTTTTTACTAATGAACTTACCTTGTGGGAAGTTTGGGGAGACGGTCTGGTTTGCTGCAAAGGTGCTGCTGGATCTGGGAGGAGTCCGTAACTGCTGTACTGCTGCTGGAGCTTGGGCAGCAAGAGGCATGGAATTGCCAGGCAGTACAACCACGTTTGATGGTGTTACAGCTGTGCCCAAGGTAGCTGGATCAGTCACACAGGTGGCAATATAAAGGTTGTTGGAATTGCCAAACGCTGTGCTTGTTGCTGGCATCAACTGTATAAATCCCCCTTCCTTGGAAAGATTACTTGTACCTGCAACTGAAAGAACCGTGCAGTCCTCACTCGGAGTGCTAACAGAGGTGGCCACGGGATCCTTCGGTCTGAGCACGAGAAGATTCTGCTCCGCCGAGTCCACACCTTTTTCTGCATCCTCTGAAGTGAGGCATTTggacaggcctgtagttttaGTTGGGGATTTGGCTGGGGAAGACAGTATGATGGTTGGCAAGTTTTCTCCTGTGATGCTGGAAACAGCATTATTTAACTCCGTGTCTGAAGAAATAAAGGGATCATCGCTGATGATGATCTTCAGGGACATTATATTAGAAGGATCAACATCCATTGGTTGGCTACTGGAAGATACACCACTTACGCTTTTGGCTTCAGTACTCGACTCATCTGTTGAGGAAGCCGTTTCTGGGAGAGGAGAGTGGCATATTTCCGATGTAGTAAGGTTATTTTCAGTGGATACTACAGGAATTTCTGTACACGCCTCAGCACCAGgagagaaatatatattatcAGCATCTACTTTTGTAGAAGACGAAGGTTCCTGCATTTCCACTTGTGCTCCCTCTGAGTTTGAGGGTCCTGAAGGGAGGTTAAAATCCTTCTTAGGATTATCGAGCTGATCACTTGAGTATGGTTTGTTAGAAGTGTCAACAACTTCAAGCTGCAACTCCGTTTTGGCAAGATCTGGAATTTTCACTGCAGATCTTGCAGCACAGTCTGACTGCATACTCCGCTCCTGCTGATTGGCATGGTGGCTGGAGTTCTCCTGTAAAATACTAGGCAGTGGAGCTGTCTCGTTTGTTACAGGCTGTTCTTTTCCTGCATCTGCTGACGGGCCAGAAATTggtgcattattttttctcagcagtACACTGTGACCAGGGCTTCCATCAGAAGGGCTTTTAGTAAGTGTTTTTTCAGATATTGACGTATCTGGTGATAAGCAACATTTACTTCCAGATTGCATTCTGTTTTCACTGGCTGTAGAACCTTCTTCCAATGAAATCAAAGAAATCTGCGGACTACCAGAATGAACGTATTCTAAATTAGGACTATTTTGTACACTATGACTTAGTGTGCCCTTTCCAATTTCCATAGGTTTTTCACTTTCAGAAACTAGTGCAGGCGACTCTTTTTTATCATAAGCATCTCCACAGTGTTCGCTACACTCACTGTCAGGAATCTGCCTCTTGTCAGGCTCAGTCAAAACAGGCACAGAGTCAAAAGCAATTTCAAGCTCGCCAATATGTTCAGGGGTAACAGTTTTAAGTACATCAGCCTGCTTCCTTGGTCTACAACTTCCATGCAATTGTTCACTGgttgcatttttcttcactgtatcATCATCACTAATGGTGTTCTTCAAGGCACATGACACTTCTTCTAACTGAAAACCTTTACAGGATAGTGCTTCTCTAGAATTATCACCTGAAAAACAGAGACTACGTTGGTTTCATATTTATTACAACAGATGATCCTTTTACAGGGTTTTAGAATTGATTACTCACTTCAATGGAAAGATGTGTCACACAAAACTAAGTAGGTATAATGCTGCTCAACCCTACTTTTGAGCCAagtgaaaaatatatgaaacatACAGAAAGATTACACATATTGGGCAACCTGGTAACTCATTTTGAGCATAAATAATAAGCACATACATAGTAAGTAAATGGCTCAGGTCATTAAATCAGATTTCCAGAAGCTCAAAGAGCATCTCAAGATAAAAACCTTTTGGCTCTATTTCTAAACATACCTTTTGTCCAGAGTATGACTATTTGGGGGATTAATTAACcaacagatttcagaaaagagagaaaatagttATATGGCTAGACAAAAAAACATTATCTTTGTATTTATGTGCTCCATGGTGAGAACTGCAATGTGTCTCTGTTCTGaattagaaaacaattttacaGATATTCTGATTTCATTTAGGAGCTTAACCACTTGTAAGTACACTGATGGTCTGCTGTTAAATTCAATAGCCTGAAACTTTCTACCAGACCAGGTACATGTGTATGTCCATGCAATGTAAACATTACcactgaaaatataaagattTTGAAATGTACAATCGGATTGTCTGAAAATACTctcataatgaaaaatgaacagaCTAAAAGAGACTCTAGGGGAAacgaggggaaaaaacaagaacagacaAACCTATACTTACTAGTTTCTTCTGTTCCTAAAGAACTTTCAAGTGATTCTAGGTTGTCCTCATCCACCAGGATTGTATTTTCTACCCCACTCTGACCAGAAATACCAGCAGGTAAATTCTTGTTTACCTTGTTCTTccctattttaaaaataacgcATGAAGAATGATTAGGAGTGTCATTTTACGCACATGTaattattgcattttaaatgaagcGCATAGATTTCAAATTCAAGAAATGCCATCCTAAactcaaaggaaaacatttttctgaattcattaCAAATCCACCAATAGCATGGAAACTTCCTTCAATTTTATGTGAGGATATCCCTgataaaacaaatagaaaaaaaattacagtagaATAGAAAAAACAAGTATGGACTATCAACCTTTATAACAGAAGAGTCTAAGTAACACACTAACACACTAATAACACACTAAGCCAGcacaaaaacagaatttcagctACATGAAACTGTACGATTGAGAGTAATACAGCCTACCATAATCAAACAAGTCAAAGAGTGCCTGAAAAGCTGGATCTGATTCTGTCTGTTCCAGAATGTCCTGTATAGCCTCTTCTGACATATGAATTTCACCCTGAGAAAAGACAAGACAGAGAGAACTGTTagacaattaaaaaacagattCCTCTACTTCGCAAACATACAACTGGCTTGAACTCTCCTTAGGCAAGGGAAGTTGCGGGATAGCCTCTCAGGCAGAATTTATCCTTTAGACAGGCTTAGCTGTGTTTCAAAGTGTGAGAGGGAGGAGGGCAATCTGATACTGGACAGTAGGCAGAAGTTCAGCATAGTCCCTGTAACTGTTCATTCTCATATGGCTGGTCTTCAAAAAACGTAAATAGAGTGATCCACACCTACCTGAAGTCCAAGAATTTCATCAATTGATGTCTCTTGTTCTGCTGGGCCACTGTCTGTCTGTTTGGGTGCCTGAGTGACGTTGCCATCACTGGAACACAGCCATTGTTAGTTCAGAACTCCAAAATTAATCAAATGAATGTACATATGAAGGTTAGAGGTCCTTTTTATTACCTGCCCAGGATTTTGTTGATGTTCTCAGCTAGCTTCTCCTGAAGAGATTTGTTGCTCAGGATCTTTTCTCTGGCATTTTCAATAACCAGTTGCTGGAACACAGAGTTTTAAAGCTGTCAGGTTTCACTCTTACTATTACCAGAAATTGAATTTCCAACTTACTTGTAAAATCAATCAACTCAACACACAGAACACTCTTTGAAACAGCAGACAGCGATAACAAACTATTTTAACCATTTCTTGTGTTACTAGTACAAACTCCTCCTCTTTCTGAAGGAACTGACTGACTTCTGCCTGTTTCATCTTTACACTCCACCAGGACAGCCGATCTATGACTGCATGACACCTCTATGAGAAGCATCACAAAACATTCCTCTTCTTCTGCTCTCCTCAAGTACAGCAAGTCTTATTGTggtttctggttttcattttctaaataaatactGCATTCTGACAGCTTAGAGGTGTTTTAGCAAAGCCAGTAAGTCGAGGAAAAAAGCCTCTACCTACCCATGCCACACTCACTAGCTCAGCACACAGAGCTGGTTCAAATATAGAACAATGACTTATTTAACTTCTAAAGTTAACTGCTATAATACTGATGATAAATGACACATAAAAGACtagttctgctttctgaaattaGATCTTAAATGTAAATACCTTTCATAAGCATATACTCACTGGGAAGTTACCATCTATAAATTCTTCAAGTGgctcactttctttttctgttactaCTTCATCGGGGTCTTGAGAAGTTCTACTTGCTGAAGGAGGCCCAGAGGTCGCGATAGTTTTCCTCTTCTGAGATTCACTGAAACATTCCAAGACATTTATGGCATGTTTTGTGAGAACATAGCAAACAACAGAGCTAACAGTCACTAAATCAAGTATCTCTCTTCCTTATTAGCAAATCAAAGATTTTAATCAACATAAAATTAACTACATATTGGAAATACAATAAAGCCCTATCTTTGCTTCAACATGTTGTATGTATATATTGCGTCTGAATTCATAAAGGTtacaagcaaacacac includes the following:
- the NPAT gene encoding protein NPAT isoform X1; its protein translation is MLLPSDVARLVLGYLQQEKLLATCREFILESSDLKEYAEHCTEDGFIPACLLSLCGKNLTTILNEYVAMKTKETTHEVPAMMSSLWKKLDYTLSQIRSMQNSTGFSANQRTRTRSGIVEMKRQRMLQQSAPPNPGLLSVAHQSVPQNSSSIVPPQVIHRPAINQNISQARLNTLFVHQSQTQENKINTGDFIHIQVPTTQERKLHSNLLSPGRRKSESQKRKTIATSGPPSASRTSQDPDEVVTEKESEPLEEFIDGNFPQLVIENAREKILSNKSLQEKLAENINKILGSDGNVTQAPKQTDSGPAEQETSIDEILGLQGEIHMSEEAIQDILEQTESDPAFQALFDLFDYGKNKVNKNLPAGISGQSGVENTILVDEDNLESLESSLGTEETSDNSREALSCKGFQLEEVSCALKNTISDDDTVKKNATSEQLHGSCRPRKQADVLKTVTPEHIGELEIAFDSVPVLTEPDKRQIPDSECSEHCGDAYDKKESPALVSESEKPMEIGKGTLSHSVQNSPNLEYVHSGSPQISLISLEEGSTASENRMQSGSKCCLSPDTSISEKTLTKSPSDGSPGHSVLLRKNNAPISGPSADAGKEQPVTNETAPLPSILQENSSHHANQQERSMQSDCAARSAVKIPDLAKTELQLEVVDTSNKPYSSDQLDNPKKDFNLPSGPSNSEGAQVEMQEPSSSTKVDADNIYFSPGAEACTEIPVVSTENNLTTSEICHSPLPETASSTDESSTEAKSVSGVSSSSQPMDVDPSNIMSLKIIISDDPFISSDTELNNAVSSITGENLPTIILSSPAKSPTKTTGLSKCLTSEDAEKGVDSAEQNLLVLRPKDPVATSVSTPSEDCTVLSVAGTSNLSKEGGFIQLMPATSTAFGNSNNLYIATCVTDPATLGTAVTPSNVVVLPGNSMPLAAQAPAAVQQLRTPPRSSSTFAANQTVSPNFPQGSAIIIASPVQPVLQGMVGMIPLSVVGQNGNAFSAPARQVLHMPVANPVCNRSIPKLPIPPKSQKITGARNKTNTGKLVASVSETLNHTSSRTQRTGNPDKLIPAELGRKVEENLLAVPVESTSSNSRQESHRRVLCFDTVLPTPGGNAQVQTAKSLPQKERSENTLLAVDSAPSSAKAQAAKREKDKTLPRILCKPEVSNRSTSTKDPQPERKVVAAGLPLDPFHKTTANKENELRRDADEKQKNQDPAKLSNGQQSVSLWNEKTVAAVQDLNKKQGSLSNGNSKPAAPASLSSKEPKREAAKAASQSLCLPSPFTKQCMEMLPDIQWHSPTSKAVENRELPVPRTPSGVGDRHTDDPADSVRTPTCQRFNEDSATPRIMVPPATPDLPACSPASETGSENSVSMAAHTLMILSRAAIARTSAATPLKDNTQQFRSLRSMVKKRKLEDLSEGERNSRSANRKDLQSSPTPSKKKKIKKKKLPNSFPEGMDVDKFLLSLHYDE
- the NPAT gene encoding protein NPAT isoform X2, whose amino-acid sequence is MLLPSDVARLVLGYLQQEKLLATCREFILESSDLKEYAEHCTEDGFIPACLLSLCGKNLTTILNEYVAMKTKETTHEVPAMMSSLWKKLDYTLSQIRSMQNSTGFSANQRTRTRSGIVEMKRQRMLQQSAPPNPGLLSVAHQSVPQNSSSIVPPQVIHRPAINQNISQARLNTLFVHQSQTQENKINRDFIHIQVPTTQERKLHSNLLSPGRRKSESQKRKTIATSGPPSASRTSQDPDEVVTEKESEPLEEFIDGNFPQLVIENAREKILSNKSLQEKLAENINKILGSDGNVTQAPKQTDSGPAEQETSIDEILGLQGEIHMSEEAIQDILEQTESDPAFQALFDLFDYGKNKVNKNLPAGISGQSGVENTILVDEDNLESLESSLGTEETSDNSREALSCKGFQLEEVSCALKNTISDDDTVKKNATSEQLHGSCRPRKQADVLKTVTPEHIGELEIAFDSVPVLTEPDKRQIPDSECSEHCGDAYDKKESPALVSESEKPMEIGKGTLSHSVQNSPNLEYVHSGSPQISLISLEEGSTASENRMQSGSKCCLSPDTSISEKTLTKSPSDGSPGHSVLLRKNNAPISGPSADAGKEQPVTNETAPLPSILQENSSHHANQQERSMQSDCAARSAVKIPDLAKTELQLEVVDTSNKPYSSDQLDNPKKDFNLPSGPSNSEGAQVEMQEPSSSTKVDADNIYFSPGAEACTEIPVVSTENNLTTSEICHSPLPETASSTDESSTEAKSVSGVSSSSQPMDVDPSNIMSLKIIISDDPFISSDTELNNAVSSITGENLPTIILSSPAKSPTKTTGLSKCLTSEDAEKGVDSAEQNLLVLRPKDPVATSVSTPSEDCTVLSVAGTSNLSKEGGFIQLMPATSTAFGNSNNLYIATCVTDPATLGTAVTPSNVVVLPGNSMPLAAQAPAAVQQLRTPPRSSSTFAANQTVSPNFPQGSAIIIASPVQPVLQGMVGMIPLSVVGQNGNAFSAPARQVLHMPVANPVCNRSIPKLPIPPKSQKITGARNKTNTGKLVASVSETLNHTSSRTQRTGNPDKLIPAELGRKVEENLLAVPVESTSSNSRQESHRRVLCFDTVLPTPGGNAQVQTAKSLPQKERSENTLLAVDSAPSSAKAQAAKREKDKTLPRILCKPEVSNRSTSTKDPQPERKVVAAGLPLDPFHKTTANKENELRRDADEKQKNQDPAKLSNGQQSVSLWNEKTVAAVQDLNKKQGSLSNGNSKPAAPASLSSKEPKREAAKAASQSLCLPSPFTKQCMEMLPDIQWHSPTSKAVENRELPVPRTPSGVGDRHTDDPADSVRTPTCQRFNEDSATPRIMVPPATPDLPACSPASETGSENSVSMAAHTLMILSRAAIARTSAATPLKDNTQQFRSLRSMVKKRKLEDLSEGERNSRSANRKDLQSSPTPSKKKKIKKKKLPNSFPEGMDVDKFLLSLHYDE